A window of the Bacillota bacterium genome harbors these coding sequences:
- a CDS encoding type II secretion system F family protein — MWYNVVFACTFGALLLLMVWAWTRAPRRDWESVVKPRPVFAEEQPVQAPVRKQRGGLFGRLEQEAAKAGVRLTGRDFLAAAVLGGSLGFTVGLLAIGVQGGLLLSALGLAGPYLLLQRAKMQRARVLAGQLEPALALLSTSLRAGASLSQAVEHAAQKSPQPIRDVLAQADRAVKLGAVPAEALEGVAGTVESVDWKLWGAATSIMSRVGGNLALIYDRLSETLRDRRAFRDQMRALTAETRASALVVSLVPVGTVALCRMMNPRYFEPMLSSWSGRVLFLACLGAIGFGWVVIQRMMGTVPGEG, encoded by the coding sequence ACGTGGTGTTTGCCTGCACCTTCGGCGCGCTGCTGTTATTGATGGTGTGGGCGTGGACCAGGGCCCCGCGGCGCGACTGGGAGAGCGTGGTCAAGCCACGGCCCGTGTTCGCGGAGGAGCAGCCGGTGCAGGCCCCCGTGCGGAAGCAACGCGGGGGCCTGTTCGGCAGGTTGGAGCAGGAAGCCGCCAAGGCAGGGGTGAGGCTGACGGGACGGGACTTCCTGGCGGCGGCCGTTTTGGGTGGGTCTCTGGGGTTCACGGTGGGGTTGCTCGCCATCGGGGTGCAGGGAGGTCTGCTCCTCTCCGCGCTCGGCCTGGCGGGACCTTACCTCCTCCTGCAGCGGGCGAAGATGCAGCGGGCCAGGGTCCTGGCGGGCCAGCTCGAGCCCGCGCTGGCACTGCTCTCGACCTCCCTGCGGGCGGGGGCCTCGCTGAGCCAGGCGGTGGAGCACGCGGCGCAGAAGAGCCCCCAGCCCATCCGCGACGTCCTGGCCCAGGCTGACCGGGCGGTGAAACTGGGCGCGGTGCCAGCCGAGGCCCTGGAGGGGGTCGCCGGGACGGTGGAGTCGGTGGACTGGAAGCTCTGGGGGGCGGCGACGTCGATCATGTCGCGGGTGGGCGGGAACCTGGCTTTGATTTACGACCGGCTGAGTGAAACGCTGCGCGACCGCCGGGCGTTCCGCGACCAGATGCGCGCCCTGACCGCGGAGACCAGAGCGTCGGCCCTGGTGGTGTCGCTGGTGCCGGTGGGTACCGTGGCCCTGTGCCGGATGATGAACCCGCGGTACTTCGAGCCCATGCTTTCTTCGTGGTCCGGTCGGGTGCTGTTCCTGGCCTGCCTGGGGGCGATCGGGTTCGGCTGGGTCGTCATCCAGCGGATGATGGGAACCGTGCCGGGGGAGGGGTGA